A genomic region of Novipirellula aureliae contains the following coding sequences:
- a CDS encoding efflux RND transporter periplasmic adaptor subunit produces MNLKKLKTWSQGLLRVSMVGVGLLALVLAIGWMSGMFEEKVQPGHTDRTLRRITNEPTDVVHEIRKTTIEEAIGTLKASSRTVVSSKIMATINEITVAAGDEVVEGQTLVQLDDKEYQSRLDQAKRSLDAAIANRNQAEKQYERIESLKRQNAVSGSEFDDATRNLRVARAEESRAQQLVSELETMLSYTTIKAAKNGRIVDRSAEPGDIAQPGSPILTLYDATSMRLEAPVMEQLAVKMRVGDELKVYVDSIGREYTATVDEIVPQADAPSRSFLVKASLPKSDDLYEGMFGRLRIPAGERRYLCLNTKALIEVGQLDFVDVILADGTIERRLVKIGQLGMPGRQEVLSGLEAGERVLLQSGSETDVQ; encoded by the coding sequence ATGAATCTCAAAAAACTGAAGACATGGTCACAAGGATTGCTACGAGTCTCCATGGTTGGCGTCGGCCTCCTTGCTCTGGTACTGGCCATCGGTTGGATGTCGGGGATGTTCGAGGAAAAGGTGCAACCGGGACACACCGACCGAACGCTGCGGCGAATCACCAACGAGCCGACTGACGTCGTTCATGAGATCCGCAAGACGACGATCGAAGAAGCAATTGGAACGCTTAAAGCATCGAGCCGTACCGTCGTGTCTTCCAAAATCATGGCAACGATCAATGAGATCACGGTGGCGGCAGGCGATGAAGTTGTTGAAGGGCAAACGCTTGTTCAACTTGATGACAAGGAGTATCAATCAAGGCTCGATCAAGCCAAACGCTCACTTGATGCTGCAATCGCGAATCGCAACCAAGCTGAGAAACAGTACGAGCGAATCGAATCGCTCAAGCGGCAAAACGCGGTTTCAGGTTCTGAATTTGATGATGCAACACGAAACTTGCGGGTCGCAAGGGCCGAAGAATCACGTGCTCAACAATTGGTTTCCGAGCTCGAAACGATGCTCTCGTACACAACCATCAAGGCCGCGAAGAACGGACGGATTGTCGATCGATCGGCGGAACCAGGCGATATCGCCCAACCAGGATCGCCAATCCTTACACTCTACGACGCCACTTCGATGCGACTTGAGGCACCGGTGATGGAGCAATTGGCAGTTAAGATGCGAGTCGGCGATGAATTGAAGGTCTACGTCGACTCGATCGGTCGTGAGTACACCGCGACCGTTGATGAAATTGTCCCACAAGCGGATGCCCCGAGCCGATCGTTCTTGGTCAAAGCATCTCTGCCGAAGTCCGACGATCTCTACGAGGGCATGTTTGGACGGTTGCGAATCCCGGCGGGCGAGCGACGGTATTTGTGCCTCAATACCAAGGCCCTGATCGAGGTCGGTCAATTGGATTTTGTTGACGTCATCCTTGCCGATGGCACCATCGAACGACGGCTGGTCAAAATTGGACAACTTGGCATGCCAGGGCGACAAGAAGTGCTCAGCGGATTAGAAGCAGGCGAACGCGTGTTGCTTCAAAGTGGGAGCGAAACCGATGTCCAATAG
- a CDS encoding PD-(D/E)XK nuclease family protein: MKPILPKIELEFVGWEKPLLPQVAHVLGKRFSNSSSSGELNLSDWICVLPTSYALDRFEKLLAAKSADSGWKLRKPECLTVGQLPEKLYRPKRPLAIEFEQTLAWSGVLANTPATELSPLVPTLPASEEIDSWMELAATLRGLHEDLASNRLTFLDVANVSESPSDQQRWKLLSSLCESYLKALQRAGLSDPHHERRLAFENNECKSDKAICLIGTSDLSKLQIAMLESMQGSILSFIAAPRAEAKRFDSLGCLVTNEWTDHILPLQDETLLPAGDIADQATAVAENLTVWKTDYPASSMTIGVTDDSQIGPVEFELRGSGIETFRHAGWTVNRTAIGRLVRLAAAFQNRPTWQSLATLVRHADVYDWLTDVIPNENASKSNWLTELDQLLSNHYPIELDSELPPVALKNYPQAIAVAKRVEQWLAPFADKNQIRPLARWCETISDWLDALYQTPEMTGRASKESSRTARSPMLPGFAGRATCAEAASNGAKTEVQSKPQASSRTSLALDSVNRLLKRFSEVNASLDFEVHGADALQMIASRISELRVSEPPREGDVKILGWLDLPLDDSEALVLVGLNHPFVPGAVTSDAFLPGTLRTQLRMSDNDRRYARDVYNLQLLLSTRKTIRFIVGRTSADGTPTPPSRLLAAASDIDVARRIRKMIKAERPSVAIKHAWDDAATNESLPIPKLPIAADGECVVKAMSVTAFRDYLACPYRFYLRHVLKLKPLDDSSSELAANQFGDLVHGALERFGDSPDRDEADPDKIEGLLHHHLHAYADEHYGSSVSTAVTLQIRQAERRLAAVAVEQAKRIAAGWRIERSEAPVDDKKMGACIEVDGFQMGLRGRLDRIDYHPATGRWAILDYKTHGHKPEKKHLKKTDDGYEWIDLQLPLYRMMIPYLGIDANVNEVELGYFNVSDKDAETKINVAEFDEALMEKARLLILDCVRRIRDGDFEPSQEPIEFDDYAMILQTGAM; this comes from the coding sequence GTGAAACCGATCCTTCCAAAAATTGAGCTCGAATTTGTTGGCTGGGAAAAGCCGCTGCTTCCCCAGGTTGCCCATGTTCTCGGCAAGCGTTTTTCGAATTCCAGCTCCTCTGGCGAGCTCAACTTGTCCGATTGGATCTGCGTTCTGCCAACCTCCTACGCTCTGGATCGCTTCGAAAAGTTGCTTGCGGCTAAATCGGCTGACTCTGGCTGGAAGCTTCGCAAGCCCGAATGTTTGACGGTGGGTCAATTGCCCGAGAAACTTTACCGTCCGAAACGACCATTGGCGATCGAATTCGAGCAAACGTTGGCTTGGTCGGGGGTGCTCGCCAATACTCCTGCAACCGAGCTGTCGCCGCTCGTCCCAACGCTACCCGCTTCGGAAGAGATTGATTCTTGGATGGAGTTAGCGGCAACGTTGCGTGGTTTGCACGAGGATCTAGCTAGCAATCGATTAACGTTTCTAGATGTTGCCAACGTTTCCGAGTCGCCGAGCGATCAACAACGATGGAAACTTTTGTCGAGTCTCTGCGAAAGCTATTTAAAAGCGCTGCAGCGGGCTGGATTATCGGATCCACATCACGAACGACGCTTGGCGTTTGAAAACAATGAATGCAAATCCGACAAAGCGATTTGTTTGATCGGGACCAGCGATTTGAGTAAGTTGCAAATCGCGATGCTCGAATCGATGCAGGGAAGTATTCTATCGTTCATCGCAGCACCACGGGCCGAAGCGAAACGTTTTGATTCACTCGGCTGTCTGGTGACCAATGAATGGACCGATCACATTCTACCTCTCCAAGATGAAACGTTGCTTCCCGCTGGCGACATCGCCGATCAGGCAACGGCGGTTGCCGAGAACTTGACGGTTTGGAAGACCGACTATCCTGCATCGAGCATGACGATTGGCGTGACCGATGATTCACAAATTGGCCCCGTTGAATTCGAACTTCGCGGCTCGGGTATTGAAACGTTTCGTCATGCGGGTTGGACGGTGAACCGAACGGCGATCGGCCGCTTGGTTCGTTTGGCCGCCGCATTTCAGAATCGACCCACGTGGCAATCACTAGCAACCTTGGTCCGTCATGCGGACGTCTACGATTGGTTGACTGATGTGATTCCGAACGAGAACGCTTCGAAATCCAATTGGCTGACCGAACTCGATCAATTGCTAAGCAACCACTACCCGATCGAGCTTGATTCCGAATTGCCACCGGTAGCCCTCAAGAACTATCCGCAGGCGATTGCCGTGGCAAAGAGGGTGGAACAATGGTTGGCTCCGTTTGCGGACAAGAACCAAATACGTCCACTGGCTCGCTGGTGCGAGACGATCAGCGACTGGCTTGACGCTTTGTATCAAACGCCCGAAATGACCGGACGGGCCTCCAAGGAAAGCTCGCGGACGGCTCGCTCTCCGATGCTCCCCGGTTTCGCCGGGAGGGCGACGTGCGCCGAGGCGGCATCAAACGGAGCGAAAACGGAGGTGCAAAGCAAGCCGCAGGCGTCCTCGCGAACGTCATTGGCACTGGACTCCGTCAACCGGCTATTGAAGCGTTTCTCGGAAGTGAACGCGTCCTTGGACTTTGAAGTCCACGGTGCGGATGCATTACAGATGATCGCCAGTCGGATATCGGAATTGCGTGTCTCCGAACCGCCCCGCGAAGGAGATGTGAAAATTCTGGGGTGGCTCGATTTGCCACTCGATGATTCTGAAGCGTTGGTCTTGGTGGGACTCAATCACCCGTTTGTTCCCGGGGCGGTTACGAGTGATGCGTTCTTGCCTGGCACGCTTCGTACTCAGCTTCGCATGTCGGACAACGATCGCCGCTACGCCCGCGATGTTTACAATCTGCAACTACTCCTTTCGACTCGCAAAACGATTCGGTTCATTGTTGGGCGAACGAGTGCCGATGGCACCCCGACACCACCGAGCCGACTTTTGGCGGCGGCTTCCGATATCGACGTTGCTCGTCGAATTCGTAAGATGATAAAGGCAGAAAGACCAAGCGTTGCGATCAAGCATGCGTGGGATGACGCTGCGACCAACGAATCCCTGCCAATCCCGAAATTGCCCATCGCAGCGGATGGAGAATGCGTTGTCAAAGCGATGAGCGTGACGGCTTTTCGTGACTATTTGGCTTGTCCCTATCGTTTCTATTTGCGTCATGTGCTGAAACTCAAGCCGCTCGATGATTCATCGAGCGAATTGGCGGCAAATCAGTTCGGTGATTTGGTTCACGGGGCACTCGAACGTTTTGGTGATTCACCCGACCGAGACGAAGCCGACCCAGATAAGATCGAAGGATTGCTACATCACCACCTACACGCCTACGCGGACGAGCATTATGGGTCGAGCGTATCGACTGCGGTCACGTTGCAAATCCGTCAAGCCGAGCGACGGTTGGCTGCCGTTGCTGTCGAACAAGCGAAACGGATTGCCGCGGGCTGGCGAATTGAACGATCTGAAGCCCCGGTCGATGACAAGAAGATGGGGGCCTGTATTGAGGTCGACGGTTTCCAGATGGGATTACGAGGTCGGTTGGATCGAATCGATTATCATCCCGCAACGGGACGCTGGGCGATCCTCGACTACAAAACTCATGGGCACAAACCGGAAAAGAAACACCTGAAAAAAACAGACGACGGCTACGAGTGGATCGATTTGCAGTTGCCGCTCTACCGGATGATGATTCCGTATCTAGGGATCGATGCGAATGTCAACGAAGTCGAACTGGGGTATTTCAACGTTAGCGATAAGGATGCCGAGACCAAAATCAACGTCGCTGAATTTGACGAGGCGTTGATGGAAAAGGCTCGATTGTTGATTCTCGATTGTGTCCGCCGCATACGCGACGGTGACTTCGAACCCTCGCAAGAGCCGATCGAATTTGATGACTATGCAATGATACTGCAAACGGGGGCGATGTAG
- a CDS encoding FAD-dependent oxidoreductase, which yields MNRKRIVLLGVGHTNAHVVKQWADDPIPDCDLVCISNFGSATYSGMLPGTLGWQFSDDEMRIDLASLCARSHAELVIADTCGIDLDAGQLLVRNGSPISFDALSIGVGSIPAGANQYSGVESFVPIKPMQTFLERLEKRLQSLDRTSNSNVRITIVGGGVASVEIAFCLQEQIRKRAMQRNVEIAIFTSDDSLAGGMTRRSVRRIEKLLNIRGIKVHYGHRVIEVDHQSIVTDDGVSHETECVIWATGAAAPPVLKRLGLTLDDRGFIATSETLQSLSDPRIFAVGDSGTILKSPSPKAGVYAVRQCPILEHNLRAYLQGSPLHSFEPQSNFLKILNTGDGRALLEYKWFTAHARWCWKLKMWIDQKFVESFR from the coding sequence ATGAATCGCAAGCGAATCGTTTTGCTGGGGGTCGGCCACACCAACGCTCACGTCGTCAAGCAATGGGCCGACGATCCGATTCCTGATTGTGACTTGGTTTGCATTAGCAACTTCGGGTCGGCAACCTATTCAGGCATGTTGCCCGGTACACTGGGGTGGCAATTTAGTGACGATGAGATGCGGATTGATCTTGCGTCGCTTTGTGCTCGAAGTCACGCCGAGTTAGTGATCGCCGACACCTGCGGCATCGATTTGGATGCAGGTCAATTGCTTGTTCGTAACGGCAGCCCGATCTCGTTTGACGCTCTGTCGATTGGCGTCGGTTCCATCCCGGCCGGTGCAAATCAATACTCCGGAGTGGAGTCCTTTGTGCCGATCAAGCCCATGCAAACGTTTTTGGAGCGGCTTGAAAAACGACTGCAGTCGCTAGATCGAACCAGCAACTCTAACGTTCGAATAACGATTGTCGGCGGTGGAGTCGCCAGCGTTGAAATCGCGTTTTGCCTGCAAGAACAAATTCGAAAACGAGCCATGCAGCGTAACGTCGAAATCGCAATCTTCACAAGTGACGATTCTCTCGCGGGCGGTATGACCCGACGCAGCGTTCGACGTATCGAAAAGCTACTCAATATTCGCGGGATCAAAGTTCATTATGGGCACCGCGTGATTGAGGTGGATCATCAGTCTATCGTAACGGACGATGGCGTCTCTCATGAAACGGAATGTGTGATTTGGGCTACCGGCGCAGCAGCACCACCGGTTTTAAAGCGTCTTGGCCTCACATTGGATGATCGTGGTTTCATTGCCACGAGCGAGACACTTCAATCACTATCAGACCCACGCATCTTCGCGGTGGGTGATTCGGGAACGATCCTCAAATCACCTTCACCCAAAGCGGGCGTGTACGCGGTACGACAATGTCCCATCCTTGAGCATAATCTGCGTGCCTATCTCCAGGGCAGTCCTTTGCATTCGTTCGAGCCTCAGTCCAATTTTCTGAAAATTCTCAACACGGGTGATGGTAGGGCTCTCCTCGAATACAAATGGTTCACGGCTCATGCCCGTTGGTGTTGGAAGTTAAAAATGTGGATCGACCAGAAATTCGTAGAGTCATTTAGGTAA
- a CDS encoding serine/threonine-protein kinase — MSSITPEQLVSRIKDLGLADPRVIDRVRGEQAGGEISLASTIDAMQRAGVVTTLQIEKILRGDRSGYYYGEYKVLYLIGAGTFARVYRASKDGKVFAVKVLRKRFRDEPKELEQFLREGRMGLKLRHPNIVSIFEVVPDVRNPFLVMEFVEGQTLRELVKLRGRLPADLSLKLANEICSALAHAASLGISHRDLKLSNVLISTDGRAKLVDFGLAALADRNNPEQVADCPNARAIDYAALERGTGVRKDDPRSDVFFAGNMLYHMLAGTPALTETRDRLQRLNISRFSDIEPLPNLVPDVPGVANQVVQKAMRFNVDQRYQSAAEMQAEIRKAIAILEKGDTSAAGGEYYQPMAEHTDDDEIPSNEGEGFVVMYVESKATLQNAVRDRLKARGYRVLIIQDPRRALSRFGGDEEPPADVVIFGASDLGAEAIEAHNQFAENEATAHIPTILLIDRRQTTLIAEAIRGEKRKMLGLPLKVRELRTALALVLSGVQRRPLGTY; from the coding sequence ATGAGTTCGATTACTCCTGAACAATTAGTCTCGCGGATCAAAGACCTGGGGCTTGCCGACCCTCGTGTGATTGACCGCGTTCGTGGTGAGCAAGCTGGCGGTGAAATCTCGCTCGCTAGCACCATCGATGCGATGCAACGTGCTGGAGTGGTCACGACGCTGCAGATTGAAAAGATTTTACGTGGTGATCGGTCGGGCTATTATTATGGCGAATACAAGGTTTTGTATCTGATCGGGGCCGGTACATTTGCAAGGGTTTATCGGGCTTCCAAAGATGGAAAAGTCTTTGCCGTGAAAGTACTCCGCAAGCGGTTTCGTGATGAACCGAAGGAGCTTGAGCAGTTTCTTCGCGAAGGACGGATGGGGTTAAAACTTCGTCATCCAAACATCGTGAGTATTTTTGAAGTGGTTCCCGACGTTCGGAATCCCTTTTTGGTCATGGAATTTGTCGAGGGCCAAACGCTACGTGAATTGGTCAAGCTGCGGGGAAGATTGCCAGCTGATTTGTCATTAAAGCTAGCAAACGAGATTTGTTCCGCACTCGCCCATGCGGCCTCATTGGGGATTTCGCATCGTGACTTGAAGTTATCGAACGTGTTGATTTCGACCGATGGTCGGGCCAAATTGGTCGACTTTGGACTCGCAGCCCTGGCGGACCGAAATAACCCGGAGCAGGTAGCGGATTGTCCCAACGCCCGAGCGATCGATTATGCAGCTCTCGAACGTGGAACAGGCGTTCGTAAAGACGACCCTCGAAGTGACGTGTTCTTTGCCGGAAATATGCTCTATCACATGCTCGCAGGCACGCCAGCTCTCACTGAAACCAGAGACCGGTTGCAACGGCTCAACATCAGCCGCTTTAGCGACATCGAGCCGTTGCCCAATTTGGTCCCGGATGTTCCGGGGGTTGCCAATCAGGTGGTGCAGAAGGCGATGCGGTTCAATGTTGACCAGCGTTATCAATCGGCGGCCGAGATGCAGGCCGAAATCAGAAAAGCGATTGCGATTTTGGAGAAAGGAGACACGAGCGCCGCGGGGGGGGAATATTACCAACCGATGGCCGAGCACACCGACGACGATGAGATTCCATCGAATGAGGGCGAAGGATTTGTTGTCATGTATGTCGAATCGAAAGCGACTTTGCAAAACGCCGTTCGGGATCGCTTGAAAGCGCGTGGGTATCGTGTCTTAATCATTCAAGACCCACGCCGCGCCTTATCGCGTTTTGGTGGAGACGAGGAACCGCCCGCCGACGTCGTGATTTTCGGAGCTTCCGACCTGGGGGCGGAAGCCATTGAAGCCCACAACCAATTTGCCGAGAACGAAGCGACCGCACACATCCCCACCATCTTGCTAATCGATCGTCGCCAAACCACTCTGATCGCCGAAGCGATACGAGGTGAAAAACGAAAGATGCTGGGGTTGCCTCTCAAGGTGCGTGAGCTGCGAACCGCACTGGCACTTGTACTCTCGGGCGTCCAACGCCGACCACTTGGGACGTACTAG
- a CDS encoding rhodanese-like domain-containing protein, with protein sequence MMVPHRHANMVDVPRNASPNANMKTNRFLVASLLLVCSASTNAFSQFGGLFGGGVKVETLETSTLHKMLSERQRLVDEANQSGKKILDSNFVVVDVRSEAEVNVSIIPGAITKAQYEKDIANYRGKLVIPYCTVGGRSGAYAKKLASEGVKVKNYRGSILKWVDAGLPLVTLDGKPTNRVHTSSDKYRIPEKYEQVTR encoded by the coding sequence ATGATGGTTCCCCATCGGCATGCCAACATGGTCGATGTACCGCGAAACGCAAGCCCCAACGCAAATATGAAAACGAATCGCTTTCTGGTCGCGAGCCTTCTCTTGGTATGCTCCGCTTCCACCAATGCTTTCTCCCAATTTGGGGGGTTGTTTGGCGGTGGGGTGAAGGTGGAAACGCTTGAGACCAGCACTCTGCACAAGATGCTCTCAGAACGACAACGATTAGTCGACGAGGCGAACCAGTCCGGAAAAAAAATACTTGATTCGAATTTTGTCGTTGTCGATGTCCGATCCGAGGCGGAAGTCAACGTTTCGATCATCCCGGGGGCTATCACGAAAGCTCAATATGAAAAGGACATTGCCAACTATCGTGGCAAACTGGTGATACCGTATTGCACCGTCGGCGGTCGCAGCGGCGCCTATGCAAAAAAACTTGCCAGCGAAGGGGTCAAGGTCAAGAACTACCGTGGCAGCATATTGAAGTGGGTCGATGCTGGTTTGCCATTGGTCACGCTTGATGGTAAACCGACGAACCGAGTCCACACTTCCAGCGACAAGTATCGCATTCCCGAAAAATACGAACAGGTCACTCGCTGA
- a CDS encoding UvrD-helicase domain-containing protein, with product MNQTTENALAPTLVRASAGTGKTYQLTARLLRILLQDSPPETILATTFTRKAAGEILTRLLEVLAEAGDDTNADALEALRAQVGLEGLQHRRCRQLLHKLVRNLHRLKICTLDSLFTQLARSFPFELSLPPAWRLTDEIEETWIKERAINQVVSILNPGEMTTMLTMLGKGEIKRSIQRELIQVVDAAYSIHRRSSDDAWSKMVAPKQPDAKELTRVAGELRLPKPKQKTVAAKLQAFADATQARDFGSIIGDTLIKNIAKARRTGSEVKFGRSKLPDGIDDALDIVYAAVRTELVGLLQAQNEATSQILHAYDYHVNQLKQSARVLSFEDVAVRLGKLFSSIDQQALMNRMDGAIDHLLLDEFQDTSPSQWQVLRPLAQRTCAASALNNELNLEKAPRSFFCVGDTKQAIYGWRGGVAEIFDAVTQQIDGIETANQDESFRSSPDLIEFVNLIFKRLDRHPMASQGDPKDPSDKSAHEAMAVRRFAKNFPEHKANKKSLKGYVRIQTCRKIEEGDKNANDDACFEDAANLIAEIAGKAKGKTIGVLTRTNFAVVRLIFMLESRGVNVSQEGGNPLTDSPAVESILSALMMSEHPGDGRWNFAISQTLLALDPSLSPDSIRRRVEQVGIAETVESLCAVLVPMCSPRDALRLKQLTRLAIAYENHPQPRLRDFVRLVQEKRVERPQQAPVRVMTVHQAKGLEFDAVVLPQLDGALTQSSGNCVADERSISEPPTGISRYIGQDFWHFLTPRWQHAFGSQGDSAMTEALCLLYVAITRAKQGLYIMIQPSRKTEFENKTAASLLYHATGCDTDPTQGESVLFESGHSDWL from the coding sequence ATGAATCAAACAACCGAAAACGCATTGGCTCCGACTCTTGTTCGTGCTTCGGCAGGAACCGGAAAAACATATCAATTGACTGCACGATTGCTGCGCATCTTGTTGCAGGATTCTCCACCGGAGACGATTCTTGCGACCACGTTCACCCGCAAAGCCGCAGGTGAAATACTGACGCGTCTGCTTGAGGTTCTAGCGGAAGCCGGTGACGATACCAATGCCGATGCTCTCGAGGCCCTTCGCGCTCAAGTTGGCCTGGAAGGACTGCAGCATCGCAGATGCCGGCAACTACTCCATAAGTTGGTTCGCAATTTACACCGGTTAAAGATATGCACACTCGACAGTTTGTTTACTCAACTCGCTCGTTCGTTTCCCTTTGAATTGAGTTTGCCACCTGCTTGGCGATTGACGGACGAAATCGAAGAAACTTGGATCAAGGAGCGAGCGATCAATCAAGTCGTCTCGATTTTGAACCCCGGCGAGATGACGACGATGTTGACAATGCTTGGCAAAGGGGAGATCAAACGCTCGATCCAACGAGAATTGATTCAGGTTGTCGATGCCGCCTACTCGATCCATCGTCGTAGCAGCGATGATGCTTGGTCAAAAATGGTTGCCCCCAAACAGCCCGACGCAAAAGAGTTAACGCGTGTCGCCGGCGAGCTTCGGCTTCCGAAACCGAAGCAGAAAACGGTAGCGGCGAAACTACAAGCGTTTGCTGATGCAACTCAGGCACGCGATTTTGGATCGATCATTGGCGATACGCTGATCAAAAACATTGCCAAGGCACGGCGAACGGGAAGCGAAGTCAAATTCGGTCGTTCGAAACTTCCCGACGGGATCGATGATGCTCTCGATATCGTTTATGCAGCCGTGCGGACGGAGCTTGTTGGATTACTTCAAGCTCAGAACGAAGCAACGAGTCAGATACTGCATGCTTATGACTACCACGTCAATCAACTTAAGCAGTCCGCACGAGTGCTTAGCTTTGAAGACGTTGCCGTTCGTCTAGGAAAACTATTTTCTTCCATTGACCAGCAGGCTTTGATGAACCGAATGGATGGTGCGATCGACCATTTGTTGCTCGATGAATTTCAAGATACATCGCCATCCCAATGGCAGGTGCTGCGTCCGTTAGCGCAGCGGACTTGCGCCGCCTCCGCATTGAACAATGAACTCAATCTTGAAAAAGCTCCACGCTCGTTTTTTTGTGTCGGTGACACAAAACAAGCGATCTATGGATGGCGGGGGGGGGTCGCGGAGATCTTTGATGCGGTGACTCAGCAAATTGATGGAATTGAAACGGCGAATCAAGATGAGAGTTTTCGCAGCAGTCCTGATCTGATCGAATTTGTTAATCTGATTTTCAAACGTCTTGACCGTCACCCCATGGCCAGCCAAGGCGATCCTAAGGATCCATCCGACAAATCGGCTCACGAAGCGATGGCGGTTCGCCGGTTTGCAAAAAACTTTCCCGAACACAAAGCCAACAAAAAGTCGCTTAAGGGTTATGTGCGAATTCAAACTTGTCGAAAAATCGAAGAGGGTGACAAAAACGCCAACGATGATGCTTGTTTTGAAGATGCCGCGAACTTAATTGCCGAAATCGCTGGCAAGGCCAAAGGGAAAACGATCGGTGTTTTGACCAGGACCAATTTCGCTGTGGTGCGGCTAATCTTCATGCTCGAATCGCGGGGCGTGAACGTCAGTCAGGAGGGCGGCAACCCGCTAACCGATTCACCAGCGGTCGAGTCGATATTGTCCGCACTGATGATGTCCGAGCACCCCGGTGATGGGCGTTGGAACTTTGCAATCTCGCAAACACTACTCGCTCTCGATCCGTCACTATCGCCCGATTCCATTCGTAGACGAGTCGAACAGGTGGGGATTGCCGAAACGGTTGAATCGCTTTGTGCGGTCTTGGTCCCAATGTGCAGCCCACGCGATGCTCTTCGGCTGAAACAGTTGACGCGGTTGGCGATTGCTTATGAGAACCATCCGCAGCCTCGGCTACGCGACTTCGTGCGACTGGTCCAAGAAAAGCGGGTCGAACGCCCTCAACAGGCACCCGTTCGAGTCATGACGGTCCACCAAGCGAAAGGCTTGGAATTCGATGCCGTTGTCTTACCACAGCTCGATGGTGCACTGACGCAATCGAGCGGAAACTGCGTCGCCGACGAACGATCCATTAGCGAACCCCCGACAGGAATTTCTCGCTATATCGGCCAAGACTTTTGGCATTTCCTGACTCCTCGTTGGCAACACGCCTTTGGTAGTCAAGGCGATAGTGCGATGACCGAAGCCCTCTGTTTGTTGTACGTTGCGATCACACGAGCAAAGCAGGGACTGTATATAATGATCCAACCGAGTCGCAAAACAGAATTTGAGAACAAGACCGCGGCTTCACTCCTCTATCATGCCACCGGCTGTGATACTGACCCGACTCAAGGTGAATCGGTTTTGTTTGAATCGGGACACTCCGATTGGCTTTGA